A genomic window from Candidatus Thiocaldithrix dubininis includes:
- the mltB gene encoding lytic murein transglycosylase B — protein sequence MHLLRNVLTYSAVATLALTLAACSSAPQTTSEEGSSPSARPTPKSQGSGRAQGYGQINQQPTQPRVQRGGSNETPKNVNYGGRGNGNYSAQQLSGDFAGNPQLLAFIERMTRNGFSREYLYGVFSQVRNRDAVARLWASPASDANPGGWLAYRAKFVNPANIQRGAEFWRQYSGPLQRAQQTYGVPAEYIVGIMGVETRWGRIIGKHRVIDALTTSALTNQRRSAFFFDELANYMQMTRSERMDPLEPVGSYAGAMGYGQFMPSSFHSYAVDFDGDGIRDLWNPVDAIGSIANYFHKNGWVAGTEVAVPAQVSTDAYASLPDGFKVKYSLGQLAQYGITPAAGRGNTGGRTCLVCLSQVPGGQKEPWIGYQNFYAITRYNRSNYYAMAVHQLAEAVRAQVGR from the coding sequence ATGCACTTGCTACGGAATGTCTTAACTTATAGCGCAGTCGCAACTTTAGCCTTAACGTTAGCGGCGTGTAGTAGCGCACCGCAAACCACTTCAGAAGAGGGAAGTAGCCCTAGTGCTCGCCCAACACCTAAAAGTCAGGGAAGTGGACGAGCGCAGGGTTATGGGCAAATTAATCAGCAACCCACCCAGCCGCGTGTGCAACGGGGTGGCAGTAATGAAACGCCCAAAAACGTAAATTATGGCGGTCGCGGTAATGGCAATTATTCTGCGCAACAGTTAAGTGGGGATTTTGCAGGTAATCCGCAGTTATTAGCGTTTATTGAACGTATGACCCGCAATGGTTTTAGCCGTGAATACTTATATGGCGTGTTTTCACAAGTACGTAATCGTGATGCAGTGGCGCGTTTGTGGGCAAGCCCTGCCAGTGATGCCAATCCGGGCGGTTGGTTAGCCTACCGTGCGAAGTTTGTAAACCCAGCGAATATTCAACGCGGTGCAGAATTCTGGCGGCAATATTCAGGGCCTTTACAACGAGCCCAACAAACCTATGGTGTTCCGGCTGAATATATCGTGGGAATTATGGGCGTTGAAACCCGTTGGGGGCGCATTATTGGCAAACATCGGGTAATTGACGCGTTAACCACTTCGGCTTTAACCAATCAACGTCGTAGTGCGTTTTTCTTTGATGAATTAGCCAACTATATGCAAATGACACGTTCTGAGCGTATGGATCCACTCGAACCCGTGGGATCTTATGCGGGTGCGATGGGTTACGGTCAATTCATGCCAAGTAGCTTCCATTCCTATGCCGTGGACTTTGATGGCGATGGTATTCGTGATTTATGGAATCCAGTCGATGCTATTGGCAGTATTGCCAACTATTTCCATAAAAACGGCTGGGTAGCGGGGACAGAAGTGGCTGTGCCTGCACAAGTTAGCACAGATGCCTATGCTTCTTTACCTGATGGCTTCAAAGTGAAATACAGCCTAGGTCAATTAGCCCAATATGGTATTACGCCAGCAGCGGGACGCGGTAATACGGGCGGTCGCACCTGTTTAGTTTGTTTAAGCCAAGTACCGGGTGGTCAGAAAGAACCTTGGATTGGTTATCAAAATTTCTACGCCATTACCCGCTATAATCGTAGCAACTACTATGCAATGGCGGTGCATCAATTAGCTGAAGCGGTACGTGCTCAAGTCGGCCGTTAA
- a CDS encoding Uma2 family endonuclease, producing the protein MSHAFKYEFTHFDDYLNTEQDTEIRHEYVDGQIYAMSGASAAHNLLAGELFAALHANTEPPCHVFMSDMKLVIKQQDKQFAYYPDVMVACDTQEESAYYRQQPILLIEVLSPSTQRTDLGEKLANYSSVPSLREYVIVSQDTPHLQLFRRRTNWQAEYYYAGDMLKLESVDLTLAVEQIYRRIRQQVGLA; encoded by the coding sequence ATGTCACATGCTTTTAAATATGAATTTACCCATTTCGATGATTATTTAAACACGGAACAAGATACAGAAATACGGCATGAATATGTAGATGGACAAATTTATGCCATGAGCGGTGCAAGTGCTGCACATAATTTGTTGGCAGGGGAATTATTTGCTGCATTACATGCGAATACCGAGCCACCTTGTCATGTGTTTATGTCGGATATGAAACTGGTCATTAAGCAGCAGGATAAACAGTTTGCGTATTATCCCGATGTTATGGTGGCTTGTGATACTCAGGAAGAAAGCGCGTATTATCGCCAACAACCCATTTTATTAATTGAAGTGTTGTCACCTTCCACACAACGCACGGATTTAGGCGAAAAACTGGCAAACTATAGTTCCGTTCCCAGTTTGCGGGAGTATGTGATTGTGTCGCAGGATACACCGCATTTACAGTTATTTCGGCGACGCACTAATTGGCAAGCGGAATATTATTATGCAGGCGATATGCTAAAACTGGAATCTGTGGATTTGACATTAGCGGTTGAACAGATTTACCGCCGCATTCGCCAACAAGTAGGTTTAGCCTAA
- the corA gene encoding magnesium/cobalt transporter CorA, whose translation MLRLFDFTDGKLREQKLEGAILDHSIFKVGWVDAQDTSDDERDRLEALLHTELPESDDVEEIESSARYFVDSNGIHVHSLFLAQSEGRFDPVTVAFILQAQRLITVRDGELADFRLLRMRARRGQIDVHTASELLLTIFEQKVENLADAIEDLHHELETVSHTVLEDEDADLEAAIDDLANIEDSNGKIRLCLMDTQRSISFLQRQLRDQAVMQEIVPDVLRDIDTLMSHTTFLFDKINFLMDTAQGFINIKQNQIIKTFSIAAVVFLPPTLVASLYGMNFKMMPELEWTYGYPLAIGLMILAGIAPYWYFKRKGWL comes from the coding sequence ATGCTCAGATTATTTGATTTTACCGACGGTAAATTGCGTGAACAAAAATTAGAGGGCGCAATCTTAGATCATTCGATTTTTAAGGTTGGCTGGGTTGACGCACAAGATACCTCGGACGACGAGCGTGATAGGCTGGAAGCGCTATTGCATACCGAACTACCCGAATCTGATGATGTTGAAGAAATTGAATCCTCTGCCCGTTATTTTGTGGATAGCAATGGAATTCATGTGCACTCGCTATTCTTGGCACAAAGTGAGGGGCGTTTTGACCCGGTAACCGTTGCGTTTATTCTACAAGCACAACGCTTAATTACAGTACGGGATGGTGAATTAGCCGACTTTCGCTTATTAAGAATGCGAGCACGGCGCGGGCAAATTGATGTGCATACGGCCAGCGAATTGCTGCTAACGATCTTTGAACAAAAGGTCGAAAACTTAGCGGATGCGATTGAAGATTTACACCACGAACTCGAAACCGTCAGTCATACTGTATTGGAAGACGAAGATGCCGACTTAGAAGCTGCCATTGACGATTTAGCCAATATTGAAGATAGCAATGGTAAAATTCGTCTGTGTTTAATGGATACTCAACGCTCCATTTCCTTCTTGCAACGGCAACTACGCGATCAAGCGGTTATGCAGGAAATTGTACCCGACGTTTTACGCGATATTGATACCCTAATGTCGCACACTACTTTCTTGTTCGACAAAATCAACTTCTTAATGGATACGGCGCAAGGCTTTATTAATATTAAACAAAACCAAATTATCAAAACCTTCTCGATTGCCGCCGTGGTTTTCCTACCGCCGACCTTAGTCGCCAGTTTATACGGCATGAACTTTAAAATGATGCCAGAATTAGAATGGACGTATGGCTACCCTTTAGCTATTGGCTTAATGATTTTGGCAGGTATCGCCCCTTATTGGTATTTTAAACGTAAGGGCTGGTTGTAA
- the rapZ gene encoding RNase adapter RapZ, translating to MQQIIIVTGMSGAGKTYALHTLEDNGYYCIDNLPATLLEALLGTAQIAKQPYLAIGIDIRGGRESLNAIPATIERIRQRVNNTQLVYLYAKPDVLFKRYNETRRLHPLTLETPELDKAIALETEILMPLAAEADLRIDTSHTSVYELGRLLKARICQTTPHDLSLMIQSFGFKHAAPSDSDYLFDVRCLPNPYWIPELRQLTGQDRAIVDWLESHQTVNDMASDIQSFVQRWLPSPHGECQRAYLTVSIGCTGGRHRSVYIAERLYQHFKTQPGIKAVLRHREMNYIR from the coding sequence ATGCAACAAATTATTATTGTAACGGGTATGTCCGGTGCAGGGAAAACCTACGCTTTACACACTTTAGAAGATAACGGTTATTATTGCATTGATAACCTACCTGCCACCTTGCTCGAAGCCTTGTTAGGTACAGCACAAATTGCCAAACAACCGTACTTAGCCATCGGTATTGATATTCGGGGTGGGCGTGAAAGCTTGAATGCTATTCCCGCAACGATAGAACGGATTCGCCAACGCGTTAATAATACTCAGTTGGTTTATTTGTACGCCAAGCCAGATGTTTTATTTAAACGTTATAATGAAACTCGCCGTTTACATCCACTAACCTTAGAAACGCCCGAATTAGACAAAGCCATTGCATTAGAAACGGAAATTCTCATGCCGCTTGCGGCAGAAGCAGATTTACGGATTGATACTTCGCATACCAGTGTTTACGAATTGGGGCGCTTACTTAAAGCCCGTATTTGCCAAACCACCCCGCACGATTTGTCATTAATGATTCAATCGTTTGGTTTTAAACACGCCGCCCCCTCTGATTCTGATTACTTATTTGATGTGCGCTGCTTACCCAATCCGTATTGGATACCTGAATTAAGACAGCTTACCGGGCAAGATCGTGCGATTGTTGATTGGTTGGAATCGCATCAAACCGTCAATGATATGGCATCAGATATTCAAAGTTTCGTACAACGTTGGTTACCCAGCCCACACGGTGAATGTCAACGCGCTTATCTAACCGTCTCAATTGGTTGCACGGGTGGGCGTCATCGTTCGGTTTATATTGCTGAGCGTTTATATCAGCATTTTAAAACCCAACCGGGCATTAAAGCCGTTTTACGCCACCGCGAAATGAACTACATTCGTTAA
- a CDS encoding PTS sugar transporter subunit IIA: MQTVPLLLPAQVACFEELSSRKRVFEKLAELLTQQQPTLGIEEVLEALTNREKLGSTTLGNGIAIPHACLNIPTPLMALVVLEQGVKMDTPDKKPVQIFLAIIVPSQASDTYRSIISQLATLLTQPSLIENLPLGSQTSDALLTYLNSALQPLQLDNAMLAA, translated from the coding sequence ATGCAAACCGTACCCTTGTTGTTACCGGCACAAGTCGCATGCTTTGAGGAGTTATCCAGTCGTAAACGTGTGTTCGAGAAGTTAGCCGAATTATTAACACAACAACAACCCACACTAGGGATTGAGGAAGTGTTAGAGGCGCTAACTAACCGGGAAAAACTGGGAAGTACTACCTTGGGGAATGGCATTGCCATTCCTCATGCCTGTTTAAACATTCCAACGCCTTTAATGGCTTTAGTTGTACTGGAACAAGGCGTTAAAATGGATACACCCGACAAAAAGCCGGTACAAATCTTTTTAGCGATTATTGTACCCAGTCAAGCCAGCGACACCTACCGTTCGATTATTAGCCAATTAGCTACTCTTCTAACGCAACCTAGTCTTATTGAAAATTTGCCGCTTGGCAGCCAGACGAGTGATGCGTTATTAACCTACCTAAATAGTGCATTACAACCCTTACAATTAGATAATGCTATGTTAGCGGCTTAA
- the raiA gene encoding ribosome-associated translation inhibitor RaiA translates to MQLEITGHHIDVTDSMNAYVREKVGRVTRHFDRVINIHVILEVQKGRHRAEASLHVSGNHIFAEAQADDMYSAIDLLADKLDRQIVKHKEKVKDHNRQQAVNLAATAD, encoded by the coding sequence ATGCAATTAGAAATCACTGGTCATCACATTGATGTTACAGACTCTATGAATGCTTATGTACGTGAAAAAGTAGGGCGAGTAACCCGCCATTTCGACCGGGTTATTAACATTCACGTCATTCTAGAAGTCCAAAAAGGCCGTCACAGAGCGGAAGCATCGTTACATGTTAGCGGCAATCATATCTTTGCTGAAGCGCAAGCGGATGATATGTATTCTGCTATCGACTTATTAGCCGACAAGCTAGATCGACAAATTGTTAAACACAAAGAAAAAGTCAAAGACCATAATCGTCAACAAGCCGTCAATTTAGCCGCAACGGCGGACTAA
- a CDS encoding RNA polymerase factor sigma-54, with amino-acid sequence MLKQGFDLRLGQTLSMTPQLQQAIRLLQLSSLELQNEIQTALEENPLLQLADDNNVETTAETNTKATQENEVSSTEDSFELNATDERDFSSSEIPDELSIDANWDDIYDTRSGSSSSANQDSDSDSSSFLENQEDSSDLGLQEHLLWQIRLSNLSTIDKQIAEAIVCSLDEAGYLCDSVEDIFTVLSEILPIELEDIEVVIKFVQHLDPVGVASRDLRECLLVQLSHLPESKLALKAKQLVEKCLDLLERRDYKEIQKRLKLEQNELEDIIRILRSLQPKPGNAYSSSKTDYIVPDVYVRKIKGQWAVSLNPQVTPNLEINQLYADMLGNVKSDNDASYFKSHLQQARWLIRSVESRNVTLLNVAKAIVDRQSAFMQYGEQAMKPLVLRDIAEVLEMHESTISRVTTNKYMHTPKGIFEFKYFFSSQVDTDTGSSCSSTAIRAMIKKLIANENPHSPLSDNQLTTLLNQQGINVARRTVAKYREAMSILSSHERKTLVLS; translated from the coding sequence ATGCTTAAACAAGGATTTGACTTACGTCTTGGACAAACGCTCTCCATGACACCGCAATTGCAACAAGCCATCCGTTTGCTGCAACTGTCCTCATTAGAATTGCAAAATGAAATTCAAACCGCGTTAGAAGAAAATCCTTTATTACAATTAGCCGATGACAATAACGTAGAAACGACGGCTGAAACTAACACAAAAGCGACTCAAGAAAATGAGGTAAGCTCGACCGAGGATTCATTCGAGTTAAACGCAACCGATGAACGTGATTTTAGTAGCAGCGAAATCCCAGATGAATTAAGCATTGATGCCAACTGGGATGACATTTATGACACACGTAGTGGCAGCAGCAGTAGCGCTAATCAAGACAGTGATTCGGACTCAAGCAGCTTCTTGGAGAATCAAGAGGATAGCAGCGATTTAGGCTTACAAGAGCATTTATTATGGCAGATTCGTTTAAGCAATTTATCAACGATTGACAAGCAAATTGCTGAAGCTATTGTTTGTTCATTAGACGAAGCGGGTTATCTTTGTGATTCAGTTGAAGACATCTTTACGGTACTTAGTGAAATTTTACCGATTGAATTGGAAGATATTGAAGTTGTTATAAAATTTGTTCAACACCTTGATCCAGTAGGGGTAGCTTCCCGTGATTTGAGAGAGTGTTTATTAGTCCAGCTATCACATTTACCCGAATCTAAACTGGCATTAAAGGCTAAGCAATTAGTTGAAAAATGTCTGGACTTACTGGAAAGACGAGACTATAAAGAAATACAGAAACGTCTAAAACTTGAGCAAAACGAGTTGGAGGACATTATCCGAATCCTCAGAAGTTTACAACCCAAACCCGGCAATGCTTATTCTTCAAGCAAAACTGATTACATTGTGCCTGATGTGTATGTACGCAAAATTAAGGGGCAATGGGCGGTATCGCTTAATCCACAAGTCACGCCAAATCTTGAAATTAATCAACTGTATGCTGACATGCTGGGCAATGTTAAATCGGATAATGACGCTTCCTATTTCAAAAGCCATTTACAACAAGCACGTTGGCTCATCCGCAGTGTCGAAAGCCGTAATGTCACTTTATTAAACGTTGCAAAAGCAATAGTTGATCGGCAGAGCGCTTTCATGCAATATGGTGAGCAAGCCATGAAGCCTTTAGTGCTTAGGGATATAGCGGAAGTGTTAGAAATGCATGAATCGACTATCTCACGGGTTACCACTAATAAATATATGCATACCCCTAAGGGTATCTTTGAGTTTAAATATTTCTTTTCCAGTCAAGTTGACACTGACACTGGCTCAAGCTGTTCCTCTACAGCGATTCGCGCCATGATTAAAAAATTAATAGCGAATGAGAATCCGCATTCACCATTAAGTGATAATCAATTAACAACACTATTAAACCAACAAGGAATCAATGTAGCACGCCGTACGGTGGCAAAATACCGTGAAGCAATGTCTATTTTATCATCACACGAACGTAAGACACTGGTTCTATCCTAA
- the tadA gene encoding tRNA adenosine(34) deaminase TadA, with translation MLNSDENWMRYALQLAQQAALQGEVPVGAVLVQDDNILGEGWNQPISLNDPSAHAEMLAMRAAGQTAANYRLPNTTLYVTLEPCSMCAGAMIHARIARVVFGAYDPKTGAAGSLFSVLNDPRHNHQVQISGGVLAEECAELLRTFFRERRLRAKQPPEQTR, from the coding sequence TTGCTCAATAGTGACGAAAATTGGATGCGTTATGCGCTGCAATTGGCGCAACAGGCTGCTTTACAAGGAGAAGTGCCAGTTGGAGCTGTATTGGTGCAAGATGACAACATCTTGGGTGAAGGTTGGAATCAACCGATTAGTTTAAACGACCCGTCAGCCCACGCTGAAATGTTAGCAATGCGTGCCGCCGGGCAAACCGCTGCCAATTATCGTTTGCCGAATACAACACTGTATGTGACCTTAGAACCTTGTTCCATGTGTGCAGGCGCAATGATTCACGCCCGTATTGCACGGGTGGTATTTGGCGCATATGATCCCAAAACAGGGGCAGCCGGTAGCTTATTTTCAGTCTTAAATGACCCCCGCCATAATCATCAAGTGCAAATTAGTGGCGGGGTATTAGCCGAAGAATGCGCTGAACTATTGCGTACTTTCTTTCGAGAACGTCGTTTACGCGCCAAACAACCGCCCGAGCAAACGCGCTAA
- a CDS encoding DNA/RNA non-specific endonuclease, with the protein MKRLVISALIPFLLLACSEKKAPPQPVAAIEEEEVTDCSKFFVSGTPPVLTNPKLQAKTQPICFSGFAVLHSGVTRTPLYAAEYMTKAKLTRARQVAREDSFHAEKIIPVGERAELSDYTNSGYDRGHLAPAADMPSTRAQSESFSLANMTPQNPNNNRGIWSDIESTTRGLVTKRGELYIVSGPMFLGNKVQRMNGRVLVPTHYYKAIYDPKRQEAGAYVVENKENAVPKVISITELTKMSGVQVFPKLTATVQNTAMSLPIPNSGKP; encoded by the coding sequence GTGAAACGTTTAGTCATTAGCGCATTGATTCCATTTCTACTGTTAGCCTGTTCTGAAAAGAAAGCGCCACCACAACCCGTGGCTGCGATTGAAGAGGAAGAGGTGACCGATTGTTCTAAATTCTTTGTGTCAGGCACACCACCTGTTTTAACGAATCCAAAGTTACAAGCGAAAACTCAACCGATTTGCTTTAGTGGTTTTGCTGTGTTGCATTCTGGGGTAACACGCACGCCGTTATATGCCGCTGAATACATGACCAAAGCTAAGTTAACACGTGCGCGACAAGTGGCGCGTGAGGATTCATTCCATGCGGAAAAAATTATTCCGGTGGGTGAGCGTGCCGAGTTGTCGGACTATACTAATTCAGGTTATGACCGTGGTCATTTAGCGCCTGCTGCGGATATGCCCTCTACTCGTGCGCAAAGTGAGAGTTTTTCACTGGCGAATATGACACCACAAAATCCGAATAATAATCGGGGGATTTGGTCGGATATTGAAAGCACGACGCGTGGGTTAGTGACCAAACGTGGTGAGTTGTATATTGTGTCCGGCCCTATGTTTTTGGGGAATAAGGTACAGCGTATGAATGGGCGGGTATTAGTGCCCACACATTATTATAAAGCGATTTATGACCCCAAACGCCAAGAAGCGGGTGCTTATGTGGTGGAGAATAAAGAAAATGCTGTGCCGAAAGTTATCAGTATTACAGAGTTAACTAAGATGTCTGGTGTACAAGTCTTTCCGAAGTTAACCGCTACGGTGCAAAACACCGCTATGAGTTTGCCTATCCCTAATTCTGGAAAACCGTAA
- the groES gene encoding co-chaperone GroES, producing MKIRPLHDRVVVRRMEEERKTASGIIIPDNAAEKPDRGEVLAVGPGKVGDDNERIALQVKVGDKVLFGKYAGTAVKVDGQELLIMREEDLLAIIEG from the coding sequence ATGAAAATTCGTCCATTGCACGACCGCGTTGTTGTACGCCGTATGGAAGAAGAGCGTAAAACTGCCAGCGGTATTATCATTCCAGACAATGCGGCTGAAAAACCAGATCGCGGTGAAGTTCTGGCGGTTGGTCCGGGCAAAGTTGGTGATGACAATGAACGCATTGCGCTACAAGTTAAAGTTGGCGACAAAGTTCTGTTCGGTAAATACGCAGGGACTGCCGTTAAAGTTGACGGTCAAGAACTGTTAATTATGCGTGAAGAAGACCTGTTAGCCATTATCGAAGGCTAA
- the groL gene encoding chaperonin GroEL (60 kDa chaperone family; promotes refolding of misfolded polypeptides especially under stressful conditions; forms two stacked rings of heptamers to form a barrel-shaped 14mer; ends can be capped by GroES; misfolded proteins enter the barrel where they are refolded when GroES binds) produces the protein MSAKEVRFGDDARSRMVKGINVLANAVKVTLGPKGRNVVLEKSFGAPTVTKDGVSVAKEIELEDKFENMGAQLVKEVSSKTSDAAGDGTTTATVLAQAIVREGMKAVTAGMNPMDLKRGIDKAVTAAVEQLHAMSKPCADNNAIAQVGTISANSDESIGKIIADAMNKVGKEGVITVEEGSGLDNELDVVEGMQFDRGYLSPYFVNNQQSMSAELENPFVLLYDKKISNIRELLPALEGAAKAGKPLMIIAEDIEGEALATLVVNNIRGIVKVAAVKAPGFGDRRKAMLQDIAILTGGTVISEEVGMSLDQVTLDDLGQAKRINVTKETTTIIDGAGSAEDIKARVDQIRAQIEVTTSDYDREKLQERVAKLAGGVAVIKVGAATEVEMKEKKARVEDALHATRAAVEEGVVPGGGVALIRALQTLGGLKGENHDQDMGIKIAMRAMEEPLRQIVANAGESADVVLNAVEAGEGNYGYNARTSEYGDMIAMGILDPTKVTRTALQNAASVSGLIITTEAMVAEMPKKDAPAAPGMGGMGGMDGMM, from the coding sequence ATGAGCGCTAAAGAAGTACGTTTTGGTGATGATGCTCGTTCACGTATGGTGAAAGGCATTAATGTATTAGCCAATGCTGTTAAAGTTACCTTAGGTCCTAAAGGTCGTAACGTTGTTTTAGAAAAATCATTCGGTGCACCTACCGTTACTAAAGACGGTGTATCCGTTGCGAAAGAAATCGAATTAGAAGACAAATTCGAGAATATGGGTGCGCAATTAGTTAAAGAAGTTTCTTCTAAAACATCTGACGCAGCCGGTGACGGTACTACTACCGCAACCGTATTAGCTCAAGCGATTGTACGCGAAGGCATGAAAGCAGTGACTGCGGGCATGAATCCAATGGATTTAAAACGCGGTATTGATAAAGCGGTAACGGCGGCGGTTGAACAATTACACGCTATGTCTAAACCTTGCGCAGATAACAATGCTATCGCACAAGTAGGCACAATCTCTGCTAACTCTGATGAGTCCATCGGCAAAATTATTGCAGATGCGATGAACAAAGTAGGCAAAGAAGGCGTTATTACGGTTGAAGAAGGTTCAGGTTTAGACAATGAACTGGACGTTGTAGAAGGTATGCAATTTGATCGTGGCTACCTGTCGCCTTACTTCGTTAACAATCAACAAAGCATGTCAGCCGAGTTAGAAAACCCATTCGTGCTGTTATATGACAAAAAAATCTCTAACATTCGTGAATTACTGCCAGCCTTAGAAGGCGCTGCGAAAGCCGGTAAACCACTGATGATTATTGCTGAAGACATCGAAGGCGAAGCATTAGCAACCTTAGTGGTTAACAATATTCGCGGTATCGTGAAAGTAGCAGCAGTGAAAGCGCCGGGCTTTGGTGATCGTCGTAAAGCCATGTTACAAGACATCGCAATCTTAACTGGCGGTACAGTCATTTCTGAAGAAGTCGGCATGAGCTTAGACCAAGTAACTTTAGACGACTTGGGTCAAGCAAAACGCATCAATGTTACTAAAGAAACCACCACTATTATTGACGGTGCGGGTTCTGCGGAAGACATTAAAGCACGCGTTGACCAAATCCGTGCACAAATCGAAGTGACTACTTCAGATTATGACCGCGAAAAATTACAAGAACGCGTGGCTAAATTAGCAGGCGGCGTTGCGGTAATTAAAGTAGGCGCGGCAACTGAAGTTGAAATGAAAGAGAAAAAAGCACGCGTAGAAGATGCTTTACATGCGACGCGTGCAGCGGTTGAAGAAGGTGTTGTACCGGGCGGTGGTGTTGCGTTAATTCGCGCATTACAAACATTAGGTGGCCTCAAAGGTGAAAACCACGATCAAGATATGGGTATCAAAATTGCGATGCGTGCAATGGAAGAACCCTTACGTCAAATCGTGGCAAACGCTGGCGAATCTGCGGATGTTGTGTTGAATGCAGTGGAAGCAGGCGAAGGCAACTACGGTTATAACGCACGTACTTCTGAATACGGCGATATGATTGCTATGGGTATTTTAGACCCGACTAAAGTAACACGTACGGCTTTACAAAATGCGGCTTCTGTTTCTGGTTTAATCATTACCACTGAAGCAATGGTTGCGGAAATGCCTAAGAAAGATGCACCTGCTGCCCCAGGTATGGGTGGCATGGGCGGTATGGATGGCATGATGTAA
- a CDS encoding carboxymuconolactone decarboxylase family protein, giving the protein MMKQPSFMESLKTARHYGLGEFLEIIGELSQESTKKGVLDRKQKELITLGIALAKGCHRCIEIHTDAARKMGASETELQQVRKIALYTQASPEHRHSHDLWHAWSDSWREFSLSKGCLDHHCRELIGLGIAIVQQDARLIELHVKGALSHNASPEEIFEVMPIALLMDGAPALSQIPQLVYALEQAQHPETTEAVAA; this is encoded by the coding sequence ATGATGAAACAACCTAGCTTTATGGAATCTTTGAAAACCGCACGCCACTATGGTTTAGGTGAATTTTTAGAAATTATTGGCGAATTATCCCAAGAAAGCACCAAGAAAGGGGTATTAGATCGCAAGCAGAAAGAATTAATCACATTAGGCATTGCCTTAGCTAAAGGCTGTCATCGTTGTATTGAGATTCACACTGATGCAGCTCGTAAAATGGGCGCAAGCGAAACTGAACTACAACAAGTGCGTAAAATTGCGCTGTATACACAAGCCAGCCCGGAACATCGCCACTCACATGATTTATGGCATGCATGGAGCGATTCTTGGCGCGAATTTTCATTAAGCAAAGGTTGTTTAGATCACCATTGCCGTGAATTAATTGGTTTAGGTATTGCTATTGTGCAACAAGATGCGCGTTTAATCGAACTGCATGTCAAAGGCGCATTGAGTCATAACGCATCGCCTGAAGAAATTTTTGAAGTTATGCCAATTGCCTTATTGATGGATGGCGCACCTGCCTTATCACAAATTCCACAATTGGTTTATGCCTTAGAACAAGCCCAACACCCAGAAACAACAGAAGCGGTTGCCGCTTAA
- a CDS encoding peptidylprolyl isomerase gives MQIAPNTVVTMTYTLTNAEGQVLDQADASHPFVYMQGAHNIIPGLEQALAGKQAGDTAVVTVQPEDAYGEYNEQLTQQVPRQMFGNVPEDQLVVGAQFQAQTNGGVEIITIADVDGDMITIDANHPLAGETLTFDVRILDVRAATPEEIEHGHAHGPGGHHH, from the coding sequence ATGCAAATAGCTCCTAATACCGTCGTAACTATGACTTACACTTTGACCAATGCAGAGGGACAAGTGTTAGATCAAGCCGACGCGTCTCATCCTTTTGTGTATATGCAAGGTGCACATAATATTATTCCGGGTTTAGAGCAAGCGTTAGCGGGTAAACAAGCGGGTGATACTGCGGTTGTGACTGTGCAGCCGGAAGATGCGTATGGCGAATATAATGAACAATTGACGCAACAAGTACCACGCCAAATGTTTGGTAATGTGCCTGAAGATCAATTAGTCGTGGGTGCGCAATTTCAAGCTCAAACCAATGGTGGGGTTGAAATTATTACTATTGCCGATGTTGATGGCGACATGATTACGATTGATGCTAATCACCCATTAGCGGGCGAAACCTTAACATTTGACGTAAGAATTTTAGATGTAAGGGCAGCCACGCCTGAAGAAATTGAACACGGCCATGCTCACGGCCCGGGCGGTCATCATCATTAA